The region cctGGTGCGGAAAAtagacgttgcgggcgtcgtcctccgtgaaggtgatggggaggttcatcaatttaGGGCGCTGATCcggagcctggacaagggcgcaaacttcctggtcgtggtccagctcgctcagatagcgcttttggtcattccttgaaggtcctcccaggtgaggtccacTCGAGATGGTTGCCACATGCCCTTCAACCCGAGGGGGTGCTGCCCCGGAGGGATAGGGCATTCCGGGGCCGGGAACTTGCGCGGCGAGGGCCCCCTGAGGTGCCTGCGCTGGAgatccctgtgcataccctcccggGGGGGGGGGGTATGCCCGAGTTGTTCCCGGGGCCGTGGATTGCCCGGGGCTTGCTGACacgcccgggactcccacgggcatccttacccattggtggaggtgccccagcttgatgagattttcaatctcgtctttgagctgccgacactcaTCGGTAGTGTGGCCCACgtccttgtgataggcgcaccttttgctggtgtctctcggattccttccccccttaaacatggggctaggcttccggtagtggactGCCCTCTCTATCGCCAGATAGATGTTTTCCcaggtgtccaccaagttggtgtattccgaatattggggctcgtagcccttcTTCCCCTTTTTGGTCGgctcgggccggttctggcctttgcctgaTCGCTTCCGCCGGGAGGGATTCATGCTTGCCTCAGTCACCCCCGTTTGTGACTGCTGGGCCACGACGGGGGCCATGATGTGTCCTGCCGGCACGACGCCATAACCGAAGAAGTGAGTTGACTGGGTCGGGGCGTACCCCGAAGTGGCAGGGTCGTATACCGTAGGGGTGTAACTGACTCCGGGCGTGACGACCGATCCTGGGGAAATGGGGGGCGTGGCGTAGGACTGTGCCGGGAACTGTCCCGTATATCCCGGAATCGTCTGGGAGATGGGATGAGGAGCCGGgggccacccgaaggcctggatctgagcttcctcccagttgatgaatccttgggcccttctgatgaattcttccaaggtGGCGGCCTTGCTGCGCtgtatgtcatcccaaaggggggacccCGCCCGGATCCCGGattgcagtgccaccaggcgctgtccgtcgtcgactttcgtcttggaggcttcttcagtaaagcgctggatgtaggctctcaatgtctccgtggggagttgcttaatattggcgagagcgctgatttgcatatccatcctcatggcagccACGAACTGTTTTTGAAATGCTGACTGCAGctcggaccaggattggatggaccccggtttaagccttttccaccactctttggcgggaccgcccaaagtgatcgagaagcagaggcatttgccatcgtcgctgacatgggccactgtcatgagtcggttgtaccgggataGATGATCCCTGGGATCGGTATTtccagtataggcagtgaggctcggcatcttgaaccccttgggtagTACGGCGTctaggatgtgcctcgcgcatggctctttatcctcttcgtcggagtcggtgtctgcgccttcttgcttgcggaccaggcgatcagtgaccttttttaatgcggccatctgctccatgagAAGCTTGGCCGTACCATCCTCTAGGGGGATTCTcccgttcctcctgtcgttgatgttgtttctgaggtcgccatctcgagggaggattttttccttgcgggcccgctctttccgagcgttcagtccatcgcgtaagtctatccgggaagtgtcgtcccctaAACTGAGGGCGTGACGCTCCTCGCGGCGAGGCCGTTCTcgacggttcttgttgaccgaggcacttgggtgtaaagacctttcccgcccgtTTGGCCCTGGGGCGTGCCGAGGCTGTACATTCCGTGGCCGCatcccctgcggatcgatcgggtggcctcgtcctgggacgggccGTACCTTCTCTTTCCTCGGTAGCGGCCGCGAACGTGCCCCGGCTTTCTCGACGGCGGTGGTCTTCTCCCGGGTCTTCCGTCGCTTCTTGTCCGGGCCTCCTGGAGCCGGTTCGGAAAAAGGCTCCGGGGGATGGACCGGGCTGGCACCTCTGGGGACCCTGGCTTGCTCTCGGGGAGCGGGTTGCTGCGTTTCTGGAAGTGGGCCAGCTGTGGGGTCGGctgccggaccctgcgcggccatgagcgcctgcagggcttggagagactcttgcatccggcgatgcgcctctgcctgctcagcgatcctggcctcctgatctaggacttgctgccttagtctggtcacctccaagtCCTGCTGATCGTCGCGAGGGGTCCTGGGATCCGCAGTttcgtcgtggtattccccctcattttcctcctcATAATACTCCTCCTCGTTTTCCActtcgtattctgtcccaccctTGTAGTCCTGCGACTCGTCTTGGTGAGATATTTGAGGAGGCACGTCCTCGGGCAGGTCCTGAGGAACATGCTgcgaaggcagcgggtctccgttgccctgctctggattggtagggtcgaaggtggtgtgtcgtgtgttcaccatcgtagtaaaggcctgacattagcactagcttccttcagctctcaatgaaagcaccaaactgttaaccgagattttcggcaactctattaataactaatatttactgataattataatgaaagcagaagattaacgcggggtttttacgtggttggggcgttaactagccttagtccacgagtctatattattagagcttgaagaaccttttacaatggagttttctctctatattttgacagggTTCCTGTCTTTTTTCTTGGTGAAAGGAGACTCCTTTTCcagtgttctgtagcttatatttataggagTATGGGAACATCGGGTTTGTACCGGGTCCGACCCAGGCCCATCGGAGGAATGGATATAGGTGgtctttctagtggaggcccaatacaaaaggcACAAAATACATGAAGTCCACGCTAGCTAAGGCCCAATAGGTTGACCTTAGAACTacgtctcgcccgacaaaacgacgcttttggtctgatcacttcgagtcacgaggccgattcaggagacaagaccagtcagagtacttggctgcgcagtcctgacacatcggCGTGCAATCCCAAGatgaccttttctgcaggtgaaaagtggggacaacgcccacgtggaacgaggcggcttcagggtcctggacacttggccccttcaaccggggggaggtgatccgggtccgtttacctttATCCCACTTCGTTTACCACAGTCCCGGACCGTATCAGGGTCTGGGACCTGGACGTGTAGGCCTCGAGGGTCCGAATGCTCTGTGCACCGCCCGGACTATCGTCACGGAGgacggacccggagggacattccggacccctccaatgggccccGCCATGCATCTCCGGTCCATACCCTTCCCCTTGGACACTCCCAGTACCAAGAGGCCTCGggccgggcccgcatgcttacaTGGCCCCTGACAATGGGTCTGGACGAAGACtccgagcccatgcaggaaatggggataacaaattgatttgtgaaatttgaagtACTGCCGAATAGTTTGGAGACAAGAATTTTATTCATCCAAaaagttttttgttttcaatCATATTGGCATCAAAATAAAACATTATAATGAGTGTGGTAGGACCTCTCACCTTAGATCAATATAGCCCTATGGTGGCCACTGACTCACTGGTCCCATGATTCTGAAATTTTATTATGGGATCTTCAATTTTATTCCCTTCTATAGCATCTCATTCTCacaattaccaaaacacccctttTATTTTTCAAAACAGACAAAACATGTACAACTTTTCCATTTTGGTGCTATTATTTGCATCCCAAAAATATGTCTAAACACCCTATCATAAATGGAAAAAAATGAATGACATTTCAAATTAAAttatttctcatcttcttctaaCACATTTTTTTATCTAAAATCTTTACTTTATtcccatatatcatatatattatgatttttatttaaaattttgacTAATAATTGTAATACATATTTaagttatatatttttgtttatatttttttaaaataaatgaataataaataaataaaggtgtgcataatctaaaaaaaaattataaactaattataataataacaattatttttaaataaataaagtgtCTTTATAAAATTTTGGGTGTCAATATAATACTCTTTTTTTCTATGTAAAAAAAAACTATCAGTTAGAACAAAATAACTCAATAGGGTCGTTTTGATCAATATTAATTTtacgaaaaaaaaaataaagaacaaaactAGACAAATGCAAATGAAATCCATCTGATTTTAACAAATAATTTAGCTTATAAACATCTTATCAAACAAAAAATGGGGAAATAGAAGCACAGACATATTTAGGTATAAATAAAGAAAAGGGTAAAGTGAATTCTGCACATGcaagaataataataattaattaatagattAGTGGAGAGAAACcaatttgattaagaaaaaattaagaaGCTGACACAATAGTAGTttgaacaaataaaataaaataattaaagggTCTCTGTCCCAAATCCAAAGTTCACCTCTTCCTCAATTCTGATTGGCACTTAAAATACTTCATGGCTAAGAATTTGACGACCAGCCAGCCCGGCCCACGAAATCATTATTCAAAATTTCAATCACTGAGCGAGCAGTGAGGCCTACTCAAATCAAATCTAATCTGATTCATTTCAGACACACAACAAAAAAATATCTTGGTCTGAATGGGCCCAACTGTCACCCGAACCACACCTCAAGAACTAGAGTAACTGCCAGGAAGCCTTAACTGCACTCGATCAATGTCGGcgcaatctctctctctctttctctctctcattggAAAAAAGTGACGAACTTTAACCCACTTTCACCTGAGAACCCCTCAAATCTCATGGCTCGGAACGATCAACGATGGGACTGTAACAGTATTCAAGTTCCACCGCCTTTCGATTCTCTGGAGATTTTTATCGAACACTTTGTCGGCAACCCACTTGGACCCCCTTATATACCCAGTTACCAATCCCATTTCTCCATTTTTCACCGACCCAAGCTTTCTAAAAAAATTCTATCCAGCCTTGTTCTGAACCTGTAAGACAGAATTTTCTGTGTTATAATATTGAATCGATGAATCCCAGTGATGAAGGTTTTTCTCCTCACTCTCCGTCTAAGTCTTCGGCAGAATTGGAGTCAGGGGCTTTTGGGGTCTCTCCGATTCGACCGAAGATGTCTGAGACGTTAGGAACTCAACCATTTCTATCTGAGTCTTTCTTCATGGATACTAGTGCTAGTTTCTCCATGGAGAGTATTGGGTTTTCTGGGTCTCATTCTTCGCCTTCCTTTGTCTTTTCTCCAATGCCAATTGAACTTATTGCAAACCCAATACTATCTTCATTTTCTCCTGTTTTTGAGTTTAAGGCGGAAATCCCAGTTGGTGAAAGAGCTCAAACTGTACCTTCTTCTATTGAAGGCGAGGCTGGAGCTCCGGTTACTGTTACTGGGACAGAGTTTGTTGCAGTGCCTCGGCCTCTTGAATGTTTACAGGGCAATCTAATTCCGCCATTTCTGTCGAAAACTTTTGATCTTGTGGACGACCCAGCTCTCGACCCGATTATCTCATGGGGTTCGACTGGTGGGAGCTTCGTTGTGTGGGACCCTGTGGATTTTTCCAGGCTCATTCTGCCACGGAATTTCAAACACAACAATTTCTCCAGTTTTGTTCGGCAGCTCAATACTTATGTGGGTAATTTAATAACACAGTCTGTAATGGCCGCTATGATCTGTTTGtaaatttgttttgtttttcgtTTTTTTATTCTGTAAATTTcgattatttttgttttgttattcttCTTTGTTTATCTGTAATTGGGTTTGACAAAGATTCATTCGAAAGATGTAATTAACTTGTGAATGTAATTAACTTGTAAAGATGATGATGGACTTCCGATGTATCCTTTCAACTCTTAATTTTTAGTAAACAGTTTTTAATTGAAGGAATTTATTTGTTTCTAATGGCTTCTTGCTTTCAATTACTTTGTGGTGCTGGTTATGTAATGTTCATTATTATTTCTGTAGCTTTACTTTAACTGGTGCCTGTGAATGtacgatctctctctctctctctaattgttaTTTAGAGGCTTGTTTCCTCATATATCACATTAATGTAATTGTAAATTATAAAACTCGTTATGTTTTCCCTATATACCATAAGAAATTGTATGTGAATTTTAAGGATATGGTAGGAGAAGGAGCTGCATTTTTTCATTGTCGTAACGCCAGGAAGGAACATCTTCCCATATGAGTACTAGGAAAGGGAAGTTCATCATCTGCAGGTAGATTTTCAGGTTCCTATGAAACATTTATTGTGGCCGTTTGTCGACGCCAATGCAATTGTCAGTTTCAAGTTGAGATTAGCTTGTCTGTAATTTGCAGATTATATAATGTGGTCAGCTCATTGTATGCTTTTGTTTTGTTGCCATCATCATGTAAATTATgatatttttaccaaataatttcTGTACCATTCTTTCTCACTCTTGAAACTTTTTGGGCAATTTATTCAGGGGTTTCGTAAAATTGATACTGATAAATGGGAGTTTGCAAATGAAGCCTTCCAGCGAGGGAAGAAACATCTTTTGAAAAGCATCCAACGGCGCAAATCTCATCAATCCCAGCCGATAGCAAGCTATATCGGGCCTTCTTCTGAAGCAGGGAAGTCTGGACTGGAAGGTGAGATAGAGAAATTGAGGAATGAGAAGAGTGCATTGATGCAGGAGGTTGTTGAATTGCAGCAGCAGCAGCGGGGTACAGTTCGCTTTatggaagcagtgaacaagaggATCCAGTCTGCCGAGCAAAAACAGAAGCAGATGGTTTCTTTCTTCTCGAAGATGCTTCAGAACCCATCATTCATTAGTAGACTTAAGCAGAAGGAACAGCAGAAAGGGATAGGCCCCTCAAGGATGCAGAGGAAATTCATGACACAGAAGCAGCATGAAATTGGAGAACCAGATTCTTCCATGGAAGGAAAGTTAGTGAAATGCAGTCCTGGTTGGAGAAACCTTGGCATACCTTTTGAAGGGCCAGATTTGAATCCATTTCCTATAGAACAAGGTATAGGAGAGAACCTGGTTTTAGATGACGAAAACATTTCGTTTCAATTTGAGGATTTCACATCTGATAACTTAATTTGGTCGGATGATATCACAGCAATGCAGGGATTTAGTGAAATCCCATTCCAGGTTGGGGAAGGGGCGGCATCAAGCATGCAAACTGAAGATCCCTTTTTCAAGGGAAAGGGTATACTGAACCTAAAACAAGAGCTTAATCCTGATTATTATGTCTCTTTCCCAGATGATTTAACAAAGGAGAAAAGTTTTCCAGAACTCTCACCCACAGGAATGGAAAACATCATAAAGCAAGAGGATAtatggagcatgggtcttgaTACCAGTGCTGGTATGTCTAGTGGTGGCAGTGACTTGTTGGCTACTCCAGTCAGCTATGAAGTGCCAGAGCTGGGAATGAGTAGTGGATCATTAGATATCTGGGATTTAAGTTCATTGGAAGTAGGAGGTTCAGAATTTCACAAGTGGTCGTCAGCTGATGAAACACCCTATATTGATCCACAAAATCAATCTAGTCAAGCAAAAGATAATATACCTAAAAATATGGATCCTTAGGGCTACATTTGCTTTAGCATTTGATGCCCTTATGGATTCTAGTTATTCTAGTTTTCCAGGGTTCTATTGACTGGGATgatttattaataaatatattttccattTTACCTACCAAGTTCTTTTCATTCTTTATTGTTATTAAAATTCTCTCTTTCATTGGTTTATTAAGATATTACTTTTGTGAATATTACTTTTTTAACTCAGTATAGTTGAGCTGTTTATGAACTGTACTGCACTCTATAGGTTTGTCCTTGCTTACAAATATTTGTTTTGAGTTGTGGAAGCTGCAGGACTGTGATCCATGGAATGAAGCTGCTTGGAGTAGCCTTGCTAATACTATATTACCCTTTTTTGCAGGTATGTTTTTATTCTGAGACTTACAGTTATACATTGTCCAATAGTTCCTGCTATCATGACCTGGAAATTCAGCAATGTCTCCATGAAATCTTTTCTAGAGGGCTGTTCTTATCTTAGGCAGGCCTTTCATGATGGGAAACAGGGCATTTCATGTTGGAAATCGAATGGCTTTTCTGATCTTCTGCACCACTGTGTCTATGGCTAAGAGTTGCACCCTTCTTTTGGACCTTCCTATGAAAGATCAGAGCACTTTTTCTTTTTACCTTCTTTTTTAAAGATTTATATGTTTTGATATGGTTGTCTTCTAATTGACAGAAACTtccatattatttatataataacaGTAGGAGGAGGTGTACATTGTTTGATTTTGagaattttttatttattccAAACCATGTTTTCGTTTGAGGAAGCACAAGCTAAAGTTgacagataattttttttttaactgaaGCTTTTTATACGGCAATGAAGCAAGGGAGGGTAATCCTCAATACAGATATCAATTAACCATTATGGGAAGTTGTCCTTCCACACCTGGTTTATCCTAATCCTACGGCTAAGAGATACTAAATTACATAGTCTAGGAGGATGGTAAGTGCTAGCAATGCTTGTAAACGTGCAGTGGGATTTAATCTCCAAAATAACAGCCCCAAAGTCTGTAAAATACGTGCTAGCATTCTTGATAGCATTAGCCACCTTCTGACAGTCATGGATAAATGAAGACTTCCAGCAAGGTCTAAAGCGCTGAGTATCGCCCTAGCTTCAGCCGCTTCCACTGAAGAGTATCTGGGCACCCAAATACCAGTAGCCCCCGCCAATACACCCAAGTGATTCCTGGCAACAGAACTAACACTAAAATCAGGTACTTCCGAACAAGCTGCAGCATTACAGTTAATGTGTATCTTTGTCTTCGGGGGTGGTTTCCACCTGCAAGTACTCATGTCAATAGGCGTATGGTTTCTATTATCCTGAGCATTAATTTTACACATATAAGGGACAAAGCCCAATCAACTAAGGCAGTCCCCTCTGCACAGTAACTCCCATGCTCTACTTTATTCCTTCTTTCCTACACCGTCCAGGAGACCACAACAAACTTCCTGAACTCCTCTGTGGAAAGCACACTATGGACAAGCAAAATGAATTCCAGTTCTTCCATTCTATCATTTTCTCTCATCAGGTTATAGAAAAGGAAACATTTCCAAATACTTTTGTTAGTTTTACACCACCACAAAGCATGTCCCACTCTTTCCTCATCAATTTTACACAAAGAGCAAGTAGTGTTCACATCCATACCTCTCCCTTTTAGACAAACTTTAGTAGGTATCCACTAATGACAGACCTTCCACCAAAAGATTTTGACTTTCAGAGGGACTTCCAACTTCCATAAAGCTTTCCATCATTTCTCTTTGTAGTCACCTCTCGACCCTCCCTCTTGAGCTTTGTTATTAGCCCTTGCCACTCTATAGCCACTTTTCACACTATACTTGCTGCCCTTGGTTATTGGCCAAGTAATCTCATCCACCGTATTAATcacgccttagcatcctttttggaaatggGGTATTTCAAGGCGGAGTGATCCATGAAGATCGTAATAGGTGATCAAATCAAATAAGATCAGAATTTGTCAAGGGGAAAGACGATgacaagcaactctttttcagtagtggaatagttcatttgagcactatttaGAGTTTgacttgcataatagacaacaaaggatttcccctcccttcgttgtcctagcACAGC is a window of Humulus lupulus chromosome 4, drHumLupu1.1, whole genome shotgun sequence DNA encoding:
- the LOC133831285 gene encoding heat stress transcription factor A-3 isoform X1, whose amino-acid sequence is MNPSDEGFSPHSPSKSSAELESGAFGVSPIRPKMSETLGTQPFLSESFFMDTSASFSMESIGFSGSHSSPSFVFSPMPIELIANPILSSFSPVFEFKAEIPVGERAQTVPSSIEGEAGAPVTVTGTEFVAVPRPLECLQGNLIPPFLSKTFDLVDDPALDPIISWGSTGGSFVVWDPVDFSRLILPRNFKHNNFSSFVRQLNTYGFRKIDTDKWEFANEAFQRGKKHLLKSIQRRKSHQSQPIASYIGPSSEAGKSGLEGEIEKLRNEKSALMQEVVELQQQQRGTVRFMEAVNKRIQSAEQKQKQMVSFFSKMLQNPSFISRLKQKEQQKGIGPSRMQRKFMTQKQHEIGEPDSSMEGKLVKCSPGWRNLGIPFEGPDLNPFPIEQGIGENLVLDDENISFQFEDFTSDNLIWSDDITAMQGFSEIPFQVGEGAASSMQTEDPFFKGKGILNLKQELNPDYYVSFPDDLTKEKSFPELSPTGMENIIKQEDIWSMGLDTSAGMSSGGSDLLATPVSYEVPELGMSSGSLDIWDLSSLEVGGSEFHKWSSADETPYIDPQNQSSQAKDNIPKNMDP
- the LOC133831285 gene encoding heat stress transcription factor A-3 isoform X2, with amino-acid sequence MNPSDEGFSPHSPSKSSAELESGAFGVSPIRPKMSETLGTQPFLSESFFMDTSASFSMESIGFSGSHSSPSFVFSPMPIELIANPILSSFSPVFEFKAEIPVGERAQTVPSSIEGEAGAPVTVTGTEFVAVPRPLECLQGNLIPPFLSKTFDLVDDPALDPIISWGSTGGSFVVWDPVDFSRLILPRNFKHNNFSSFVRQLNTYGFRKIDTDKWEFANEAFQRGKKHLLKSIQRRKSHQSQPIASYIGPSSEAGKSGLEGEIEKLRNEKSALMQEVVELQQQQRGTVRFMEAVNKRIQSAEQKQKQMVSFFSKMLQNPSFISRLKQKEQQKGIGPSRMQRKFMTQKQHEIGEPDSSMEGKLVKCSPGWRNLGIPFEGPDLNPFPIEQAMQGFSEIPFQVGEGAASSMQTEDPFFKGKGILNLKQELNPDYYVSFPDDLTKEKSFPELSPTGMENIIKQEDIWSMGLDTSAGMSSGGSDLLATPVSYEVPELGMSSGSLDIWDLSSLEVGGSEFHKWSSADETPYIDPQNQSSQAKDNIPKNMDP